In one Arachis duranensis cultivar V14167 chromosome 9, aradu.V14167.gnm2.J7QH, whole genome shotgun sequence genomic region, the following are encoded:
- the LOC107463807 gene encoding LOW QUALITY PROTEIN: pentatricopeptide repeat-containing protein At4g20770-like (The sequence of the model RefSeq protein was modified relative to this genomic sequence to represent the inferred CDS: inserted 1 base in 1 codon; substituted 1 base at 1 genomic stop codon): MKYSKLLMESKSTYLAKLLQSCIASKALSSGKVLHARILRVGLFSDTFLSNNLVQLYSSCGDIVSAHQVFAKMPQRNIFSWNAILAAYCKNRNLQDACCLFLEMPERNTISLNTMISTMLRAGYERQALETYDLIMLEGVKPSHITFTTVFSACGXLLDAGCGRKNHGVAIKLGLDGNIYVVNALLSMYAKCGLSGDVIRVFDDIDEPNEVTFTTMMGGLAQMNQVKEALEMFRLMLQKGVHVDSVSLSSILGVCAKGGFDERDIGLCNQSHGKQVHTLSIKLGLEGDIHLSNSKLDIYSKIGDMDSAEKVFANVSRHSVVSWNVMIAGYGNKCNSEKPVEYLQRMQCCGYEPDDVTYINMLAACVKSGDVKTGRDIFDSMPCPSLSSWNAILSAYSQNADHEEALKMFRKMQFQYQLPDRTTLAVILSSSAELGLLEAGKQVHAASQKFGFYEDEYVSSGLINVYSKCGKMECSKNVFNKLHKVDVVCWNSMIAGFSINSQDNEAFSFFKQMRQCGFYPXEFSFTTIVNSCAKLSSLSQGCQVHAQIIKDGYEDDIFVGSSLIEMYCKCGNVDQARYFFDIMPSKNTVTWNEMIHGYAQNGYGDEAVSLYKDMITSGEKPDDITFVAVLTGCSHSALIDEGVEIFNSIQQRFGVVPKSDHYTCIIDCLGRAGRFQEVEVILDTMPCKDDPVVWEVVLSSCRIHTNLSLAKRAAEELFRLDPLNSASYMLLANMYSSLGRWEDARAVRDLMSDNRVSKDPGYSWSEYKNDIQHIMENNL, translated from the exons ATGAAATACAG CAAGTTATTGATGGAAAGCAAGAGTACCTATTTGGCAAAGCTACTTCAGTCGTGCATTGCCAGCAAAGCTCTATCATCCGGCAAGGTTCTCCATGCGAGAATCCTCCGAGTGGGCCTTTTCTCCGACACTTTTCTCTCCAACAACCTCGTCCAATTGTACTCCAGCTGCGGTGACATTGTCTCTGCACATCAAGTGTTTGCTAAAATGCCTCAAAGGAACATCTTCTCTTGGAACGCCATCTTGGCTGCCTACTGCAAAAACCGCAACTTGCAAGACGCATGTTGTTTGTTCCTGGAAATGCCTGAAAGGAACACCATCTCGTTGAACACCATGATCAGTACAATGCTACGTGCTGGCTATGAACGACAAGCATTGGAGACCTATGATTTGATTATGCTAGAAGGTGTTAAACCTTCCCATATAACTTTTACTACTGTTTTTAGTGCTTGTG CTCTTTTGGATGCAGGATGCGGTAGGAAAAATCATGGGGTTGCGATCAAGCTTGGTCTTGACGGTAACATTTATGTAGTTAATGCCCTTTTGTCCATGTATGCTAAGTGTGGCCTTTCTGGGGATGTAATTCGTGTCTTTGATGACATTGATGAGCCTAATGAGGTTACCTTTACTACAATGATGGGTGGATTAGCCCAGATGAATCAAGTCAAGGAAGCTTTGGAGATGTTTAGGCTCATGCTGCAAAAGGGGGTTCATGTTGATTCTGTATCTTTGTCCAGTATATTGGGTGTGTGCGCAAAAGGAGGATTTGATGAAAGGGACATTGGTCTATGCAATCAGAGTCATGGAAAACAAGTGCACACACTCTCAATTAAACTGGGATTGGAGGGAGACATCCATTTAAGCAACTCGAAGCTGGATATATATTCGAAAATAGGGGACATGGATAGTGCTGAAAAAGTTTTCGCAAATGTGAGTCGGCATAGTGTTGTTTCTTGGAATGTGATGATAGCTGGGTATGGCAACAAATGCAACAGTGAGAAACCTGTGGAGTATCTCCAGAGAATGCAGTGTTGTGGATATGAACCAGATGATGTTACTTATATCAATATGCTAGCAGCATGTGTCAAGTCTGGGGATGTTAAAACCGGGCGTGATATATTTGATAGCATGCCTTGCCCGAGTTTGAGTTCATGGAATGCTATACTCTCAGCCTATAGCCAGAATGCAGATCATGAAGAGGCACTAAAAATGTTTAGAAAAATGCAATTCCAATATCAGCTTCCTGATCGAACTACATTAGCAGTTATTCTTAGTTCATCTGCGGAACTGGGACTTCTTGAGGCTGGAAAACAGGTTCATGCAGCCTCTCAGAAGTTTGGGTTCTACGAGGATGAGTATGTTTCAAGTGGTCTTATCAATGTGTATTCAAAATGCGGGAAAATGGAGTGTTCAAAGAATGTATTTAATAAGCTGCACAAAGTAGATGTTGTTTGTTGGAACTCAATGATAGCAGGGTTCTCAATAAATTCTCAGGACAATgaagctttctctttctttaaGCAGATGCGCCAATGCGGCTTCTATCCTTAAGAGTTTTCATTTACTACCATTGTGAACTCTTGCGCAAAACTCTCTTCATTATCCCAGGGATGCCAGGTTCATGCTCAGATCATAAAAGATGGTTATGAAGATGACATATTTGTTGGCAGTTCTCTTATAGAAATGTATTGTAAATGTGGAAATGTGGATCAAGCCAGAtacttttttgatataatgCCAAGTAAAAACACTGTTACCTGGAACGAAATGATACATGGTTATGCACAGAATGGATATGGTGACGAGGCTGTTTCCCTTTACAAGGACATGATCACATCTGGCGAAAAACCCGATGATATTACTTTTGTTGCCGTCTTAACTGGTTGTAGCCACTCTGCATTGATTGACGAAGGAGTTGagatattcaattcaattcagcaAAGATTTGGAGTGGTGCCAAAGTCAGATCATTACACTTGCATCATAGATTGCCTCGGCCGAGCAGGGCGATTCCAGGAAGTAGAAGTGATCCTAGATACTATGCCATGCAAGGATGATCCAGTTGTTTGGGAAGTGGTTTTAAGCTCATGCCGCATTCACACTAACTTGAGCTTAGCAAAAAGAGCAGCGGAGGAACTCTTCCGGTTGGACCCTCTAAATTCGGCATCTTACATGCTTCTAGCAAACATGTACTCTTCTTTGGGAAGATGGGAGGATGCAAGGGCTGTCAGGGATCTAATGAGTGATAATAGGGTCAGCAAGGATCCTGGTTATAGCTGGAGTGAGTACAAAAATGATATTCAGCACATTATGGAAAACAATCTATAG